In Acetomicrobium sp. S15 = DSM 107314, a single genomic region encodes these proteins:
- a CDS encoding uracil-xanthine permease family protein, protein MKEPSTDYVAQKDNRDDEAVWEERPEIVTPILKIEERPASWWECLLYGWQHTLVDISPFVLPLLVATAAGLSEAEGAIWVNRGLFTMGIATLIMTILGNRLPIIQGPSATLTGALSSVVSLYGIPAMWGGVLAGALMEMVVGLSGILRLLRKVFPVAVSGVVVITIGFSLAKTATIWIVGKGDPVNFALAAATVLSIFLLQFLGGKAAGGIISRGSIFFTIWIVGLGLAGIMGQVRWDIIASKPWFDLPKLFPYGGPGFGWEFVAGAIVGALVGYLGSMLESLGDYAAVCAVSGEVYKVRHMNRGIAAEGFGCLVASLFGGIPVTSYTQNIGVIATTKIASRFVVQIAALILMLYGLSPKVGALLVAIPRSVIGTVFLVVCGTITVSGLKLVTSAKLDTANTLLVGTTLMLAINLPICATYVVGSWTKTLPPIVQLFLTNSVVIAVVGGIVLNLLINFILVPLSERR, encoded by the coding sequence TTGAAGGAACCGTCGACTGACTATGTCGCGCAGAAGGACAATCGCGACGATGAGGCGGTTTGGGAGGAAAGGCCGGAGATCGTCACTCCCATATTGAAGATAGAAGAAAGGCCCGCATCGTGGTGGGAGTGCCTGCTCTACGGTTGGCAGCATACGCTGGTGGATATATCGCCCTTCGTATTGCCGCTTTTAGTGGCTACCGCAGCCGGGCTTTCGGAGGCAGAAGGGGCCATATGGGTGAACAGAGGGCTTTTTACCATGGGCATAGCGACGCTCATTATGACCATTTTGGGCAACAGATTGCCCATAATTCAAGGGCCTTCGGCCACGCTGACCGGTGCTCTATCTTCGGTCGTATCGTTGTATGGCATACCCGCCATGTGGGGCGGCGTTTTGGCGGGCGCCTTGATGGAAATGGTCGTAGGCCTGTCAGGCATCCTGAGGCTCCTGCGAAAGGTTTTCCCCGTGGCCGTCTCTGGGGTGGTGGTTATAACCATAGGTTTTTCTCTGGCTAAAACGGCCACCATTTGGATCGTGGGAAAGGGCGATCCTGTGAATTTCGCTTTAGCCGCTGCCACCGTCCTCTCCATATTCCTCTTGCAATTCTTGGGCGGCAAGGCTGCGGGCGGGATAATCTCCAGGGGTTCGATATTTTTCACGATATGGATTGTCGGCTTGGGTTTGGCCGGGATCATGGGTCAGGTCAGATGGGACATCATAGCCTCGAAGCCGTGGTTTGACCTGCCGAAGCTCTTTCCTTATGGAGGGCCCGGCTTCGGTTGGGAGTTTGTGGCGGGAGCAATAGTAGGGGCCTTGGTGGGTTATCTCGGCTCTATGTTGGAATCTCTCGGAGATTACGCGGCTGTGTGCGCCGTGAGCGGCGAGGTTTATAAAGTTAGACACATGAATCGGGGCATAGCGGCTGAAGGGTTCGGCTGCCTCGTGGCGAGCCTCTTCGGAGGCATCCCTGTTACCAGCTATACGCAAAACATAGGCGTTATCGCCACGACCAAGATAGCTTCCCGCTTCGTCGTTCAAATCGCAGCGCTGATATTGATGCTCTACGGCCTTAGCCCCAAGGTGGGCGCCCTCTTGGTGGCAATTCCAAGATCGGTAATAGGGACGGTCTTTTTGGTGGTATGTGGAACTATAACTGTTTCCGGTTTGAAGCTCGTGACATCTGCTAAGCTGGATACGGCCAATACGCTTCTCGTCGGCACAACGCTGATGCTCGCCATTAACTTGCCCATATGCGCCACATACGTAGTCGGCAGCTGGACGAAGACGCTTCCCCCTATAGTCCAGCTTTTTCTGACCAATTCTGTGGTCATAGCTGTAGTGGGTGGCATAGTGTTGAACCTTCTAATCAATTTTATCTTGGTGCCGCTCTCCGAGAGGAGATGA
- a CDS encoding XdhC family protein: protein MDEAILRAIDKALKEGPEGVLCTVVEETGSTPRSMGAKMWVFPNGSIVGTIGGGILEHHVIAEALKLLEGNARARLYRESFTATEAAEEGAACGGSAAVFLEVIGKRREIVIFGAGHVGKALAHVATITGYRVTVWDERQEFANPDNIPWGRVVCMPLEEALDREIRLSNKSYVVVVTRGHALDSEVVRSLEGKLFAYLGVIGSKRKIAVMKENLLKDSVSEEHLNRIYAPIGLPIKAETPEEIAISILAEIIAVEKGADLKTLRSPLTAAPELQGSIPRV, encoded by the coding sequence ATGGACGAGGCCATCCTCAGAGCTATAGATAAGGCGTTAAAGGAGGGACCCGAGGGAGTCCTCTGCACCGTCGTAGAAGAAACAGGCTCGACCCCGCGAAGCATGGGTGCGAAGATGTGGGTCTTCCCGAACGGCAGCATAGTCGGAACTATAGGAGGAGGCATATTGGAGCATCACGTCATCGCCGAAGCGCTCAAGTTGCTCGAGGGAAATGCCCGCGCTCGCCTGTACAGGGAGTCGTTCACGGCGACGGAAGCCGCAGAGGAAGGCGCCGCTTGTGGGGGAAGCGCAGCGGTATTTCTCGAGGTGATAGGAAAGAGGCGAGAGATCGTCATTTTCGGCGCCGGACACGTGGGGAAGGCTTTGGCCCATGTGGCGACGATCACCGGCTACAGGGTAACCGTATGGGACGAGCGTCAGGAGTTCGCCAATCCTGATAACATCCCCTGGGGGCGCGTCGTTTGTATGCCATTGGAAGAGGCACTGGACAGGGAAATACGCTTGAGCAACAAAAGCTATGTCGTCGTGGTCACCAGAGGACACGCCCTCGACAGCGAAGTGGTGCGCTCGTTGGAGGGAAAGCTCTTCGCCTATCTCGGCGTCATAGGCTCCAAGCGTAAAATAGCCGTGATGAAAGAAAACCTGCTCAAGGATAGCGTATCCGAGGAACACCTGAACCGAATATATGCGCCCATAGGCTTGCCCATAAAGGCCGAAACGCCCGAAGAGATAGCTATATCGATCCTCGCGGAGATAATAGCCGTAGAAAAGGGCGCCGACCTAAAGACGCTTCGCTCGCCGCTCACGGCCGCGCCCGAGCTGCAAGGATCGATTCCGCGCGTTTGA
- a CDS encoding uracil-xanthine permease family protein, translated as MARKKIVYGLLDKPPLPIMILAGAQHVLTLFGATTLVPLIFGPAMGMSTAQLGFFISCVYLAMGIATLIQTHPKLGSGLPIVQGSSFSFIPPIMTIIGAYGALGPEGIMQYVGGALISGGILLSVIGYSRLIGIVRRIITPVVIGPTIMAIGFSLAETAVRLNAANYWPLSLLVVVCIFLFSLVSRNRYLNIFAVLSSIVLAYLVALVGSLAGVFPAGHPAYVDLSSVAQAPWFRFTGLMPWGPPKFSLLAFGAIIAGFFAVTIESIGDYHSCSYAAGLDDPTPDVISRGIGAEGLNCAIAGSLGAVGTTSYTENIGLIGLTGVASRAVVRTGAIILICLSLIGKLGALIATIPSPVIGGAYIALFGTIGALGIQVLMRADMGSQRNVLIVGFAFLMALGLPPWVQGQQEAFFAYGILGQVLWAILKTNMAVAGICAAVCDSLVPGTPEERGIGVKAK; from the coding sequence ATGGCGAGGAAAAAGATAGTCTACGGCCTTTTGGACAAGCCTCCGCTTCCCATCATGATTTTAGCCGGGGCACAACATGTGCTCACGCTCTTCGGTGCCACTACGTTGGTGCCCCTCATCTTCGGCCCGGCTATGGGGATGTCGACAGCGCAGTTGGGGTTTTTCATCTCTTGTGTATATCTGGCTATGGGGATCGCCACTTTGATTCAGACTCATCCGAAGCTCGGTTCCGGCCTTCCTATAGTTCAGGGTTCGTCTTTCAGCTTCATTCCTCCCATCATGACCATAATCGGAGCTTACGGGGCTCTCGGTCCAGAGGGTATCATGCAGTACGTGGGCGGCGCTTTGATATCCGGCGGTATATTGCTTTCCGTCATAGGCTACAGCCGTTTGATAGGCATAGTTAGGCGGATTATAACGCCCGTCGTCATCGGACCGACGATAATGGCTATCGGTTTTTCGTTGGCGGAAACGGCAGTTAGACTCAACGCTGCAAATTATTGGCCTTTATCGCTTTTGGTTGTGGTGTGCATCTTCCTCTTCAGTCTCGTGAGTCGCAATCGTTACCTTAATATATTCGCAGTTTTAAGTTCTATTGTTTTAGCCTATTTGGTAGCTTTGGTCGGCAGTCTCGCAGGAGTTTTTCCTGCTGGTCACCCTGCCTATGTCGACCTCAGTTCGGTCGCCCAGGCTCCGTGGTTTCGTTTCACTGGACTGATGCCATGGGGGCCACCAAAATTCAGCTTGTTGGCCTTCGGAGCCATCATAGCCGGTTTCTTCGCCGTCACCATCGAGTCAATAGGCGATTACCATTCTTGTTCCTATGCGGCAGGTTTAGATGATCCCACGCCAGATGTGATCAGCCGCGGGATCGGCGCCGAAGGGCTCAATTGTGCCATCGCGGGATCTCTCGGCGCAGTCGGCACTACTTCCTATACCGAAAACATAGGTCTCATCGGTTTGACGGGCGTAGCCTCGAGGGCTGTGGTTCGAACTGGTGCGATAATCCTCATCTGTCTTTCTCTCATAGGCAAACTTGGGGCCCTCATAGCCACGATTCCCTCTCCCGTCATCGGCGGGGCTTATATCGCTCTCTTCGGCACGATAGGTGCGCTGGGCATTCAGGTCCTCATGAGGGCGGATATGGGAAGCCAGCGCAATGTGCTCATCGTCGGTTTCGCTTTCCTCATGGCTCTTGGCCTGCCGCCGTGGGTGCAAGGGCAACAGGAAGCCTTTTTCGCGTACGGAATCCTCGGGCAAGTTCTTTGGGCGATTTTAAAAACCAATATGGCAGTGGCCGGGATATGTGCGGCTGTTTGCGATAGCCTGGTCCCAGGCACTCCAGAGGAGCGAGGGATAGGAGTCAAGGCTAAATAA
- a CDS encoding xanthine dehydrogenase family protein molybdopterin-binding subunit, whose protein sequence is MGKKSMIGAWVTRVYDPEKAAGTLKFTDDLSFGPELLHARAVRSTIPCGKIVNIDYSEALKVPGVVKVIVGKDFPIHFGIYLKDRTAMAVEKVRYIGEPVALVVAESEDAAEEGVLRVKVEYKEETPVFDAAEAMKENAPLVHPDLGSYEHVSFVTPVPGTNIAQHFKIRRGDIEKGFEEADQVLEESFSCPQIAHAFLEPHACICLQDPVSQEVTIWSTAQSAFTLRELVAKGLELPLHKVRVIAPPIGGGFGGKAGITVEPLCLAAALDPDIKGRPVKLFVPREEVLTTSWVRQGWNTKVKMGVKKDGTISAMKVELVFDTGTSAEYGANPVRSAGYTSMGCYYVPNIWTDSYGVYTNKPFGGAYRGFGLPELMGGLEAVVDAIAYRIGMDPIEFRLKNLLKPGLPTCTGMPMPPHALDKIIKKVAEKIDYHREEPPVRKGWKRGKGIALAIKAPAMPADASSSATIEILGDGSVKVLAATMDMGQGAYTAYAQIVSEELGVPMERVKCYYPDTAAQPYDWQTVASRSLWSTGMAIKRACEDARSQLLALYAEYWQCNPEEITIEDGIVKCPKLGNAEPIDEKVQNGFKMPDGKYKGGPIIGRGHFVPPDVVYPDLETGQSEKSVVHFTVGAVGLDIEVDPGTGEIVVNKAVAGYDAGKVISPLNVKCQIEGGTVQGLSAGMFEGIYYDKNGKLLTPDFTDYKIATTMDVPWEIESFCEETPEDPSPYGNRGVGEHSMISPTAALGNALYKALGIRIHQYPFTRERVYMAIKAAERGEKDFWG, encoded by the coding sequence GTGGGAAAGAAGAGCATGATAGGCGCCTGGGTCACGAGAGTCTATGATCCCGAAAAGGCCGCCGGCACGTTGAAATTTACCGATGACTTGAGCTTTGGGCCCGAATTGCTGCATGCGAGGGCGGTGAGATCTACGATACCATGCGGAAAAATCGTAAATATAGACTACAGCGAAGCGCTAAAAGTTCCGGGCGTGGTCAAGGTCATCGTGGGAAAGGACTTCCCCATACACTTTGGCATATATCTCAAAGACAGGACGGCCATGGCCGTGGAAAAGGTTCGCTACATAGGGGAGCCGGTGGCGCTTGTGGTGGCGGAGAGCGAAGACGCTGCAGAAGAAGGAGTGCTCAGGGTGAAAGTTGAGTATAAAGAAGAGACACCGGTGTTCGACGCAGCGGAAGCCATGAAAGAAAACGCTCCTTTAGTGCATCCCGACCTCGGCAGCTATGAGCACGTCTCCTTCGTAACTCCGGTGCCCGGCACGAATATAGCCCAGCACTTCAAGATTCGCCGCGGAGACATAGAAAAGGGTTTTGAAGAGGCGGACCAGGTGCTCGAAGAGAGTTTCTCTTGTCCGCAGATAGCCCACGCTTTCTTGGAGCCGCACGCCTGCATATGTCTGCAGGATCCCGTTAGCCAAGAAGTGACCATATGGTCGACGGCTCAATCGGCCTTTACGTTGCGCGAGCTTGTGGCGAAAGGGCTCGAATTGCCGCTCCATAAGGTGCGCGTCATAGCTCCTCCCATCGGTGGCGGATTCGGCGGCAAGGCTGGGATCACCGTAGAGCCTCTATGCCTGGCGGCCGCTTTAGACCCAGACATAAAAGGGAGGCCAGTTAAGCTCTTTGTGCCTCGAGAGGAAGTCCTCACCACTTCCTGGGTTCGTCAGGGATGGAACACGAAAGTGAAGATGGGCGTAAAGAAGGACGGCACGATCTCTGCCATGAAGGTGGAGCTCGTCTTCGACACGGGGACCTCCGCCGAGTACGGAGCAAACCCTGTGAGGAGCGCTGGTTATACCTCCATGGGCTGTTATTATGTCCCCAACATATGGACTGACAGCTACGGTGTTTACACGAATAAGCCCTTCGGAGGCGCCTATAGGGGCTTCGGCCTGCCGGAGCTTATGGGAGGCCTTGAAGCGGTAGTAGATGCCATAGCATACAGGATCGGTATGGATCCCATCGAGTTTCGTCTGAAGAACCTCCTGAAGCCCGGCCTTCCGACCTGTACGGGTATGCCCATGCCGCCTCACGCGCTCGATAAGATCATAAAGAAAGTGGCCGAGAAGATCGATTATCACCGAGAAGAGCCGCCCGTCAGGAAAGGTTGGAAACGGGGCAAAGGCATCGCCTTGGCCATAAAGGCTCCGGCAATGCCTGCCGATGCGTCGTCTTCGGCCACGATCGAGATTTTAGGAGATGGCTCGGTCAAGGTCTTGGCTGCGACCATGGACATGGGACAGGGCGCATACACAGCTTATGCCCAAATCGTTTCGGAGGAGCTTGGAGTGCCCATGGAGCGCGTAAAGTGCTACTATCCGGACACGGCCGCTCAGCCCTACGATTGGCAGACCGTAGCGAGCCGCTCGCTTTGGTCGACGGGCATGGCCATAAAGCGCGCCTGCGAAGACGCGAGGAGCCAGCTTTTAGCCCTGTATGCCGAGTATTGGCAGTGCAACCCAGAAGAGATTACGATCGAGGATGGCATCGTGAAATGCCCCAAGTTGGGCAATGCCGAGCCTATCGATGAAAAAGTGCAGAACGGCTTCAAGATGCCAGACGGAAAGTATAAGGGTGGCCCTATCATCGGCAGGGGGCACTTCGTCCCTCCAGATGTCGTTTATCCGGACTTAGAGACGGGGCAGTCTGAGAAGAGCGTCGTCCACTTCACCGTTGGCGCCGTCGGACTGGACATAGAGGTGGATCCCGGCACCGGCGAGATCGTCGTCAATAAGGCTGTGGCTGGATACGATGCCGGTAAAGTCATCTCCCCCCTAAACGTCAAATGTCAGATAGAAGGCGGCACCGTCCAGGGGTTGTCGGCGGGGATGTTCGAGGGGATCTACTACGACAAAAACGGAAAGCTTCTAACGCCAGATTTTACCGATTACAAGATCGCAACGACGATGGATGTGCCGTGGGAAATAGAGAGTTTCTGCGAAGAGACGCCGGAGGACCCGTCTCCCTACGGCAACCGCGGTGTGGGCGAACACTCCATGATCTCTCCCACTGCCGCCTTGGGGAACGCGCTTTACAAGGCGCTCGGAATCAGGATCCATCAATATCCCTTTACGAGGGAACGTGTCTATATGGCGATCAAGGCCGCGGAGAGAGGAGAAAAGGACTTCTGGGGTTAG
- a CDS encoding nitroreductase family protein, with amino-acid sequence MGTLLEAAKKRRSVRSYKPDPIPDEVLSELLEVFRWAPSGANSQPWEVVVTKDKVTISAIADIFIEQYERQRRKDPDFPGNCKEYLKEVPVIIVVCGDPRLKDAYPKALGNRRRNAIYLFSVGAAIENLLLSAAEQGLGTVWITPEEEDEVKLKKLLSIPEALEVWACIPVGYPKATPGSRQRRPLDEFVHWDSLDVGKLRSNLQIREFIATGRAKLMYGPGCSKPSNSGDGGGKS; translated from the coding sequence GTGGGAACGCTTTTAGAGGCGGCAAAAAAGCGACGCAGCGTCAGATCGTATAAGCCCGATCCAATTCCAGATGAAGTTTTGAGCGAGCTCTTAGAGGTATTTCGGTGGGCTCCCTCGGGCGCAAATTCGCAACCCTGGGAGGTCGTGGTGACGAAGGATAAGGTCACGATAAGCGCTATAGCCGACATATTCATTGAACAGTATGAGAGGCAAAGGCGCAAAGACCCAGACTTTCCTGGAAATTGCAAGGAGTACCTGAAGGAAGTGCCGGTTATCATCGTAGTGTGTGGCGATCCAAGGCTAAAGGACGCATATCCCAAAGCGCTGGGCAATAGAAGAAGAAACGCCATATACCTATTCAGCGTAGGCGCTGCTATAGAAAATTTGCTGCTTTCCGCTGCCGAACAAGGCCTTGGTACGGTATGGATAACGCCCGAAGAGGAAGACGAAGTCAAGTTAAAAAAATTGCTCTCCATACCGGAAGCCCTTGAGGTATGGGCCTGTATACCCGTGGGTTATCCTAAGGCTACGCCTGGGTCGCGTCAAAGGAGACCTTTGGATGAGTTCGTACACTGGGACTCTTTAGATGTTGGGAAGCTTCGCTCGAACCTTCAAATTCGGGAATTTATCGCGACAGGAAGAGCAAAACTCATGTATGGTCCTGGTTGTAGTAAGCCGTCGAATTCAGGCGATGGAGGTGGCAAAAGTTGA
- a CDS encoding nucleotidyltransferase family protein produces the protein MRVDPVLWAAVLAAGEGKRMGYVKMLRPIAGKAMLLWTLEAVVAGGVHESSLVVVVGYKGEEVADLVSSAFPKATIAANPDYRREMFSSIKVAAECAPPATPLLLALGDQPAVNPKTIERLISEAACEKVVQPVYEGKAHHPLILPPHIVDAVKSSPVYGTLRELLPPLSERHLVAVDDQGVALDVDTEEDLKRAESILAARARP, from the coding sequence ATGAGGGTTGACCCGGTCCTGTGGGCGGCAGTGCTGGCGGCAGGAGAGGGTAAAAGAATGGGCTATGTCAAAATGCTTCGGCCCATCGCAGGGAAGGCGATGCTGCTTTGGACTTTGGAGGCGGTCGTCGCAGGCGGAGTGCACGAGAGTTCCCTCGTCGTGGTGGTCGGGTACAAAGGTGAGGAGGTGGCCGATCTCGTTTCTTCGGCCTTTCCGAAAGCTACAATTGCGGCAAACCCTGACTACCGCAGGGAGATGTTCTCTTCAATCAAGGTTGCGGCCGAGTGCGCCCCCCCTGCGACACCGCTGCTTTTGGCCCTTGGTGACCAACCAGCGGTAAATCCTAAAACGATTGAAAGGTTGATTTCGGAAGCCGCCTGCGAGAAGGTCGTGCAGCCTGTGTATGAAGGAAAGGCTCATCATCCCCTGATCCTGCCGCCGCACATCGTAGATGCCGTGAAGAGTTCTCCCGTATATGGCACATTGAGGGAGCTGTTGCCGCCGCTTTCTGAGCGGCACTTGGTGGCCGTAGATGACCAGGGGGTTGCGTTGGATGTCGATACGGAGGAGGACCTCAAACGCGCGGAATCGATCCTTGCAGCTCGGGCGCGGCCGTGA